From a region of the Geothrix sp. 21YS21S-2 genome:
- a CDS encoding tetratricopeptide repeat protein — protein MIPLVLALALLAGPAPDPAPEPSAAWTGPREGPADALLREAKNLRYAQRWFEAAAVYRKFLAAHADSPRGPEARFWLAASLESDQRWDEAADAYTAFLEAHPDQRLLGKEARMNRVRCWGIRQGQQPRATPGLLEALKDPSVDVQVAAALQLAKVCDPRAAEGLRKGLQIPGYADACASALTVMGLKAVAPPDRQARFLVIRIKEAGKPDTVTIRLALTLARAVGNYLTDAQIRQARAKGFELEGITDQAASMPKGSVLLSVDDAKSSVQVTVE, from the coding sequence TTGATCCCGCTGGTCCTGGCCTTGGCTCTGCTGGCCGGCCCCGCGCCGGATCCCGCCCCCGAACCCTCCGCGGCCTGGACGGGCCCGCGGGAGGGTCCGGCCGACGCGCTCCTGCGCGAGGCCAAGAACCTCAGGTATGCGCAGCGCTGGTTCGAGGCCGCGGCGGTGTACCGGAAGTTCCTGGCGGCCCATGCGGACTCCCCCCGGGGGCCCGAGGCGCGGTTCTGGCTGGCCGCTTCGCTGGAATCCGACCAGCGCTGGGACGAGGCCGCCGACGCCTACACCGCCTTCCTGGAGGCCCACCCCGACCAGCGGCTCCTGGGCAAGGAGGCCCGCATGAACCGCGTGCGCTGCTGGGGCATCCGCCAGGGGCAGCAGCCCCGGGCCACGCCCGGGCTCCTGGAGGCCCTGAAGGACCCTTCCGTGGATGTGCAGGTGGCTGCCGCCCTCCAGCTGGCCAAGGTCTGCGATCCCCGGGCGGCCGAGGGCCTGCGCAAGGGGCTCCAGATTCCGGGCTACGCCGACGCCTGCGCCTCCGCCCTCACCGTCATGGGCCTGAAGGCCGTGGCGCCCCCGGACCGCCAGGCCCGCTTCCTGGTCATCCGCATCAAGGAGGCCGGCAAGCCCGACACGGTCACCATCCGCCTGGCCCTCACCCTGGCCCGGGCCGTGGGGAACTACCTCACCGACGCCCAGATCCGCCAGGCCCGCGCGAAGGGTTTCGAACTGGAGGGGATCACGGACCAGGCCGCCTCCATGCCCAAGGGGAGCGTGCTCCTGTCGGTTGACGACGCCAAGAGCAGCGTGCAGGTGACGGTGGAGTAG
- the queA gene encoding tRNA preQ1(34) S-adenosylmethionine ribosyltransferase-isomerase QueA: MKRSDFHFDLPPELIAQHPAPARDGARLLVADPVTRTLQHRSIRDLPGLVPEGTLCVPNDVKVRHARLPLRRAGGGEGEALLLRALPGGCFEALVRPGARLKPGKAAHVVDAAGQVLAEVRVEEALEEGLRRVRVLGPGGGELDWDAVDAIGRLPLPPYITHPADAEDEGRYQTVFHARDGEAVAAPTAGLHFTEELIGALEARGCLWSPVRLHVGLGTFRPMTAEDLGDHVMHEERYEVPEATAALLEPVLRERARSLLAVGTTSLRTLEAAWDGSSLRRSGSTRIFIQPGCRLRTADLLLTNFHLPESTLFVLVSALLGVDFAQEAYREAIRERYRFFSYGDAMLILNARPER; the protein is encoded by the coding sequence ATGAAGCGCTCGGACTTCCACTTCGACCTCCCCCCGGAGCTCATCGCCCAGCATCCCGCGCCCGCGAGGGACGGCGCGCGGCTCCTGGTGGCGGACCCGGTCACCCGGACGCTCCAGCACCGGTCCATCCGCGACCTGCCCGGCCTGGTGCCGGAGGGGACCCTCTGCGTGCCCAACGACGTGAAGGTGCGCCATGCCCGGCTGCCGCTTCGGCGGGCCGGGGGCGGCGAGGGGGAGGCCCTGCTGCTGCGCGCTCTGCCGGGCGGCTGCTTCGAGGCCCTGGTGCGGCCCGGGGCGCGCCTCAAGCCCGGCAAGGCCGCCCACGTGGTGGACGCCGCGGGCCAGGTGCTGGCGGAAGTGCGCGTGGAGGAGGCCCTGGAGGAGGGGCTGCGCCGGGTGCGGGTCCTGGGACCCGGCGGCGGAGAGCTGGACTGGGACGCGGTGGACGCCATCGGCCGCCTGCCCCTGCCGCCCTACATCACCCACCCCGCGGACGCCGAGGACGAGGGCCGCTACCAGACGGTCTTCCACGCCCGGGACGGCGAGGCCGTGGCCGCGCCCACCGCCGGCCTGCACTTCACGGAGGAGCTCATCGGCGCCCTGGAGGCCCGGGGCTGCCTCTGGAGCCCGGTGCGCCTCCACGTGGGCCTGGGCACCTTCCGCCCCATGACGGCCGAGGATCTGGGCGACCACGTCATGCACGAGGAGCGCTACGAGGTTCCCGAGGCCACCGCGGCCCTGCTGGAACCGGTGCTGCGGGAGCGGGCCCGGTCCCTGCTGGCGGTGGGCACCACCAGCCTGCGGACCCTGGAGGCCGCCTGGGACGGTTCGTCCCTGCGGCGTTCCGGCTCGACCCGCATCTTCATCCAGCCCGGCTGCCGCCTGCGGACCGCGGACCTGCTGCTCACGAACTTCCACCTGCCTGAGAGCACCTTGTTCGTGCTGGTCTCGGCGCTTCTGGGCGTGGATTTCGCGCAGGAGGCCTACCGGGAGGCCATCCGGGAGCGGTACCGGTTCTTCAGCTACGGCGATGCGATGCTCATCTTGAACGCGAGACCCGAACGCTAA
- a CDS encoding RNA polymerase sigma factor — protein MTGAVLEERPPEFWMMRLKAGQEEALAHLMTRFEKPVFAFLYRRLGGETGVVQELTQDVFLKCLQHCQRFEEGRPVAAWIFTLAANAATDHLRKRGRELPPPETFDAPDPHQPAPWDTVDQSRRIRSLRQALEGLTPRQRTMVLAYYVHEHPVKRIADDLGCAEGTVKATLFQSLAKLRKNLEVTHETRT, from the coding sequence ATGACCGGAGCGGTCCTGGAAGAGCGCCCTCCGGAATTCTGGATGATGCGCCTCAAGGCCGGACAGGAGGAGGCCCTGGCCCACCTCATGACCCGCTTCGAGAAGCCGGTCTTCGCCTTCCTGTACCGCCGCCTGGGGGGGGAGACGGGGGTCGTGCAGGAGCTCACCCAGGATGTCTTCCTCAAATGTCTCCAGCATTGCCAACGTTTCGAGGAGGGCCGGCCGGTCGCCGCGTGGATTTTCACCCTGGCGGCTAATGCGGCGACGGACCATCTCCGTAAACGAGGTCGGGAGCTGCCCCCGCCCGAGACCTTTGACGCACCCGACCCCCACCAGCCCGCACCTTGGGACACGGTCGACCAGAGCCGGCGGATCCGGAGCCTGCGACAGGCCCTGGAGGGCCTGACCCCTCGGCAGCGGACCATGGTCCTGGCCTACTACGTCCACGAGCACCCCGTGAAGCGGATCGCGGACGACCTGGGCTGCGCCGAGGGCACCGTGAAGGCCACCCTGTTCCAAAGCCTCGCCAAATTGAGAAAGAACCTGGAAGTGACCCATGAAACCCGAACCTGA
- a CDS encoding sulfite exporter TauE/SafE family protein gives MTAPLVLAAGSMAAGLCGGILSGLFGIGGGIILIPMLGLLLGLSQHQAQGVTLAAMLLPNGLPAVLHFRQRGIRIHWPLVGCLTAAFLPGVWSGARLASHIPDGPLRTVFGVFLAILAVRTWLQKPLAPGRETRVPTAREMVLPGLGIGLAAGLLSGLLGIGGGIVIIPFLVWSLDLPQHEAQAACLAFMLAPIGLPGVIVYARHQGGLPWLIMAGVAVGFLFGAYGGARIATRLNAPRLRKGFAILMACVALLMLF, from the coding sequence ATGACGGCACCCCTGGTACTTGCCGCGGGATCCATGGCCGCGGGCCTCTGCGGCGGAATCCTCTCCGGCCTCTTCGGCATCGGCGGGGGCATCATCCTCATCCCCATGCTGGGGCTCCTGCTGGGCCTGTCCCAGCACCAGGCCCAGGGGGTGACCCTGGCGGCCATGCTCCTGCCCAACGGCCTGCCCGCGGTGCTCCACTTCCGCCAGCGGGGCATCCGCATCCACTGGCCCCTGGTGGGCTGCCTCACCGCAGCCTTCCTCCCCGGGGTCTGGAGCGGGGCCCGGCTCGCCTCCCATATCCCCGACGGCCCCCTGCGCACCGTGTTCGGCGTCTTCCTGGCCATCCTGGCCGTGCGCACCTGGCTCCAGAAGCCCCTGGCGCCCGGACGGGAGACGCGGGTCCCCACGGCGCGGGAGATGGTCCTGCCCGGCCTGGGCATCGGCCTCGCGGCGGGCCTGCTCTCGGGCCTCCTGGGCATCGGGGGCGGCATCGTCATCATCCCCTTCCTGGTGTGGAGCCTGGACCTCCCCCAGCACGAGGCCCAGGCGGCTTGCCTGGCCTTCATGCTCGCCCCCATCGGCCTGCCCGGGGTCATCGTCTACGCCCGGCACCAGGGCGGCCTGCCCTGGCTCATCATGGCCGGCGTGGCTGTCGGCTTCCTGTTCGGCGCCTACGGCGGCGCCCGCATTGCCACCCGCCTGAACGCCCCCAGGCTCCGCAAGGGCTTCGCCATCCTCATGGCCTGCGTGGCCCTGCTGATGCTATTTTAA
- a CDS encoding carbohydrate kinase: MAPRVVGIGELLWDIYPGGRRLGGAPANFACHASRLGCAGSVVSRVGDDALGREALERLRSLGVDGGPVQVDPALPTGTVAVALDPHGHPTYAIHPDVAWDALAWTPDLGQVAAGAAAICFGTLASRGPRTLDTVRRFLAAASPGCLRIFDVNLRQDYHSPERVRAFLGLCDVLKLNEDELPLVADMCGAGGAEGLRRRYGLKLVALTLGSRGSELHAGGAPLVEPGVKVEVVDTVGAGDAFTAALAAGLVQGLPLPAVHRRAAQLSAYVCTQPGATPDTRAFLASLPD, translated from the coding sequence ATGGCACCGCGGGTCGTCGGCATCGGCGAGCTGCTGTGGGACATCTACCCTGGCGGGCGGCGCCTGGGCGGCGCCCCCGCCAACTTCGCCTGCCACGCCTCCCGCCTGGGCTGCGCCGGGTCGGTGGTGAGCCGCGTGGGGGACGACGCCCTGGGCCGCGAAGCCCTGGAGCGCCTCCGGTCCCTGGGCGTGGACGGCGGCCCCGTGCAGGTGGACCCCGCGCTCCCCACCGGCACCGTGGCGGTCGCCCTGGATCCCCATGGCCATCCCACCTACGCCATCCACCCGGACGTGGCCTGGGACGCCCTGGCCTGGACGCCGGACCTGGGCCAGGTGGCCGCCGGGGCCGCCGCCATCTGCTTCGGGACCCTGGCCTCCCGGGGCCCCCGCACCCTGGACACCGTGCGCCGCTTCCTGGCCGCCGCGTCCCCGGGCTGCCTGCGCATCTTCGACGTGAACCTCCGCCAGGACTACCACAGCCCCGAGCGGGTGCGCGCCTTCCTGGGCCTCTGCGACGTCCTGAAACTCAACGAGGACGAACTGCCCCTGGTGGCCGACATGTGCGGCGCCGGCGGAGCCGAGGGCCTGCGCAGGCGGTACGGCCTCAAACTCGTGGCCCTCACCCTCGGTTCCAGGGGCAGCGAGCTCCATGCCGGGGGCGCCCCCCTGGTGGAACCCGGCGTGAAGGTGGAGGTGGTGGACACCGTGGGCGCCGGCGACGCCTTCACCGCCGCCCTGGCGGCGGGCCTGGTCCAGGGACTTCCGCTTCCCGCCGTCCACCGGCGCGCCGCGCAGCTGTCCGCCTACGTGTGCACCCAGCCGGGGGCCACGCCGGACACCCGCGCCTTCCTGGCATCCTTACCCGATTAA
- a CDS encoding DUF2442 domain-containing protein, producing MDIMNTVKALDTKARRVWVEAGRIQLETEDGRTASVPISFYPQLAWGKEEDLKKVRLLGGGQMIHWPRLEEALRPSDLLRDAKIC from the coding sequence ATGGACATCATGAACACCGTAAAAGCCCTGGATACCAAGGCTCGCCGCGTATGGGTGGAGGCCGGCCGCATCCAGCTCGAGACCGAGGATGGCCGTACCGCGTCGGTGCCCATTTCGTTCTACCCCCAGCTGGCCTGGGGCAAGGAAGAGGATCTGAAGAAGGTGCGGCTCCTGGGTGGCGGGCAGATGATCCACTGGCCCCGGCTGGAGGAGGCGCTCCGGCCCTCCGACCTGCTGCGGGACGCGAAGATCTGCTGA
- a CDS encoding ABC transporter ATP-binding protein → MSNFARFYREHLKRFLPLMVGGSLLLTLAGSCQGAMIGITNLIFRFLMGVKEDPSSSVSRFRLLAELKAWALAHLPSEALFQEKIWLLPALLVLVFILKGFFTYSGTLLMVRSGIRATISLRERLFAKLLKQEPAYFQRHPVGELLQRCISDVGAVQGIASNQLADATREITQALVMLGYVMYLNWQLSLTIFIAGPLVVLPIKKLSQKIRRINHRNMEASSHVLQRLKEVFSNIRVVLGFAREPFEEARFHDLNNELFRLGMKSARVSAISHPIMELVGGVLLALLFMYATGQVRSGRMSGPDFLTYVLALYSFYDPIRRLTKLNSDIQVAQASLDRVYSVLDRETEMAAPANPRPVPVVPERLAFEDVRFTYEGKNGRNEVLKGINLQVAKGETVALVGGSGGGKTTVVNLVPRFFDPTGGRVTLDGTDLRDFDPRELRQRIGIVTQETLLFMDSVHDNIAYGKDATREAVVEAAKKAHAHDFVTALPRGYDTPLAETGSTLSGGQRQRLAIARALLQDPPILILDEATSALDTESERAVQDALEVLMRDRTTLVIAHRLSTIQRATRICVLRQGEIAEMGTHEELLALHGEYERLYTLQFHP, encoded by the coding sequence ATGTCGAACTTTGCCCGGTTCTACCGCGAACACCTGAAGCGCTTCCTGCCCCTGATGGTGGGGGGATCCCTGCTGCTGACCCTGGCGGGGTCCTGCCAGGGGGCCATGATCGGGATCACCAACCTCATCTTCCGCTTCCTCATGGGCGTCAAGGAGGACCCCTCCTCCAGCGTGTCCAGGTTCAGGCTGCTGGCTGAACTCAAGGCCTGGGCCCTGGCGCACCTGCCTTCCGAGGCGCTTTTCCAGGAGAAGATCTGGCTCCTGCCCGCCCTCCTGGTACTCGTCTTCATCCTCAAGGGCTTTTTCACGTACAGCGGCACCCTCCTGATGGTCCGCTCCGGCATCCGGGCCACCATCTCGCTGCGGGAGCGGCTCTTCGCCAAGCTGCTGAAACAGGAGCCTGCCTATTTCCAGCGCCACCCGGTGGGGGAGCTCCTCCAGCGCTGCATCAGCGACGTGGGGGCCGTCCAGGGCATCGCCTCCAACCAGCTGGCGGACGCCACCCGGGAGATCACCCAGGCCCTGGTCATGCTGGGCTACGTGATGTACCTGAACTGGCAGCTGAGCCTCACCATCTTCATCGCCGGGCCCCTGGTGGTCCTGCCCATCAAGAAACTCAGCCAGAAGATCCGCAGGATCAACCACCGGAACATGGAGGCCTCCAGCCACGTCCTCCAGCGGCTCAAGGAGGTCTTCAGCAACATCCGGGTGGTGCTGGGTTTCGCGCGGGAGCCCTTCGAGGAGGCCCGGTTCCACGACCTGAACAACGAACTGTTCCGCCTGGGCATGAAATCCGCCCGGGTCTCGGCCATCTCCCACCCCATCATGGAACTGGTGGGGGGGGTGCTCCTGGCCCTTCTATTCATGTACGCCACCGGACAGGTGCGCTCCGGGCGCATGAGCGGCCCCGATTTCCTCACCTACGTCCTGGCCCTCTACAGCTTCTACGACCCCATCCGGCGGCTCACCAAGCTCAACAGCGACATCCAGGTGGCCCAGGCCAGCCTGGACCGGGTCTACAGCGTGCTGGACCGGGAAACGGAAATGGCCGCCCCGGCCAACCCCCGGCCGGTGCCGGTCGTGCCCGAACGCCTGGCCTTCGAGGACGTACGCTTCACCTACGAGGGGAAGAACGGGCGCAACGAGGTGCTCAAGGGCATCAACCTCCAGGTGGCCAAGGGCGAGACCGTGGCCCTGGTGGGCGGCTCCGGCGGCGGCAAGACCACCGTGGTCAACCTGGTGCCGCGCTTCTTCGATCCCACCGGGGGCCGGGTGACCCTGGACGGCACGGACCTGCGGGACTTCGACCCCCGGGAGCTGCGCCAGCGCATCGGCATCGTCACCCAGGAGACCCTGCTCTTCATGGACTCGGTGCACGACAACATCGCCTACGGCAAGGACGCCACGCGCGAAGCGGTGGTGGAGGCGGCGAAGAAGGCCCACGCCCACGACTTCGTCACGGCCCTGCCCAGGGGCTACGACACCCCCCTGGCGGAGACGGGCTCGACCCTCTCGGGCGGCCAGCGCCAGCGCCTGGCCATCGCCCGGGCCCTGCTCCAGGATCCCCCCATCCTCATCCTGGACGAGGCCACCAGCGCCCTGGACACCGAAAGCGAGCGCGCCGTGCAGGACGCCCTGGAGGTGCTCATGCGCGACCGCACCACCCTCGTCATCGCCCACCGCCTCTCCACCATCCAGCGGGCCACCCGGATCTGCGTCCTGCGCCAGGGGGAGATCGCCGAGATGGGCACCCACGAGGAGCTGCTGGCCCTGCACGGGGAGTACGAGCGGCTCTACACGCTCCAGTTCCACCCATGA